The region AATAAAAGCCGTATAATTTCCATAAATATAAATAGTGGGGCCatcctattccattatctcctgactaaCTTGCCATTAGTGATGGTTTATTGGTATCACGAGGTTCCAGCCAGTCTTCGAACTATTAACTAAACATACATAAATTACATTGTAGGAGAGAAAGTTATTCGCACAAGATAGGAACAGAAGTCGGTATAGAAACCAATTTATCGGCGTCTAGTGAAAATTATTCATGAAACACTCGAAGTCGAAACTTCAAGAATCAATATTTCATGAAGGACAAACATAAAATACGACTTTCAAATTACTGAAACAGCTGTATtaagggaagatgatggtggaattttattatttttcctaattgatgcaacattttattatttttatgtaaaaatatcatagttgcaaaaaattaaattcgaggttaacttttttaaaataaatttcatggccaaaattttgaaaacaaaagagGATGTATTAATTcactaaaattaatatatctcaGTTACtttaaaactgaattcaaaatgTCTATGACATTTCAGCacgtttttttttacttttttttttttttacttcaagaACCGCCTGCTTGAACGTATCTGAttgatggctgcttatactgccttcTCGCAAGACCATTCTAACAGCTTTCGCTGAAATGGTAAGTGGCAGCACCAAATATACTATGTTCATGCGTATGTCTGctccaaactatgaaagaataaaCGTTCTATTTATTTTGTGCCAGTGTGATATGTTTTAGTGTGTTAGGAATAATAACCATCAGAAACTTGTGTGAGACACTCTGGTGGGTAAATTCGTGAAACCTACTTCGTAATGTAAGGAAGTTCCATACAAAAAAAGTTTTccggttttcttttctttcaagaACAAAGAATAAAATGGATTAACGAAGAGGAAGAAGTTATTAGAGTCgcgaaacaaagtaatattttaatcacatactaCAAACATAAAGCTTGGGACCTATATCCACAAGCAACTTCACTAGCCGGTaggagctgccatctagcgataATTTTTGTCTATTCGTGTTACATGTTTGACTACTGAAGAAGACCTTTAATACCACCTCCATTACAAATTAATAACAAAGATATACCATAtgcaacaaacacaaaaaatatttcgGAATAAAACTTGATAGAAGATTAACATGGCAGTGTCATATCAGTTATATAAGGCAGAGaacattacaaataatacatcAATTGTATCCCCTGCTTTCCTTTCCGGTTCTGAAACTTCAAAAGAAACCTCAGTTGTACAAATGTCTCATTCTTCCAGTAATGCTTTATGCAGCGCCTGCTTGGAGGTCTGCAGCAAAGACATATCTCCAAAGACTACAAGTCCTTCAAAATAAAGTTGGCAGAATAATTTCTGGAGCAGATTACGACATTCGCATTGTTCAATTACATGAAGATCTTGGTCTTAAGTACATCACACAAGAGATTCAACAGACAGTCAGCACTTTCTACCTTCAAACTAGCAAAAACTTCAATCCAATTATCTCAAATTTAGGACACTATGATCCtcgaaatttcaaatacaaaatgaataaaaattaataataacaactccgtgaataaataaaaacacctGGTGCCATGACCACTTCATCGGATTGCGGTGAAGTGTTATCATCCCGTGATCATATCATCTGATGTGTACTTCATGGAGCAGGCGTGAGCGAGAGCTCGAAACTGTGTTCCATCATCATAGAAGAGAGTGACTGACTATTGAATGAgaaggcagtataagcagccatcgaaTGCATTGATGCATTCGAGCAGGCGGTGCTTCAAAGTATCTTTATTCTGTGCTAGCATTTGAACAtacttttttatgtatttattttgctaataattgtaacataaaatgtaatataaacagataaaactttagctcacccctgaaagagtagaactcgaaTACCAAGATACTATGGCAAAAATAAAACTACACGTATGAACAATACAACAATTACTATTATAAATCTTGCTCTTGTATCACTAAATCTCCATAACTTTTAAATATCTGTAGAAAAACTTTTtacatttgttttcaaaattttaccaATAAACAATTACACTTTGGGAATGAAATTTAGAggtacttttatagaaatatggagcatatttataaaatgcaacaaaataacaaatttctattcTTGAGGAAACTTTTCTAATAGCTTAAAGAATGTGCGTAGCAAATATCATGCCCGTAACACTAATAGTTCCGAAGATATAATATAACTTTCTGTACTTATGGAttaaagcaaaaaattaaagttagagGAAATTGTAATTAAAGTTTATAATGTCATTAAAAATCCTGTGCATTAATGCTATAAAAATTAGTCACAGCAACTGACAAGACCATAATATTGTGCATTAAAATGTATGTAGGctaatatatttttcacacatcaaaaatattttaaagaagttttttaatttaatgatacTTACCACATTTAACCATCATCTCCCCTTAAAGAATTTTCATTTCGATAAATAATTAGTTTGAGATAGGTACGAAATACTTGAAGGGACGACTATTGAGAAAATTAAATGTTCTACAATTTTTAAGATACAGCTTTCATATTTTGTACACATATGCATCTTAGCAACCTAAGAGAGTTACCAAAATTTTTACTTTCATCATATActgatttttttatgtaattcaatttttaaacaaaaaaccgtcgctaattttcaaaattctaccTACAAATTTCACTGTCTAAATATTTTTATACGGTACTAACGCTATGTTACGAATTGAACTGTAGAATccatgttattaaaataatgctagattaaagaaaagaaaaaaatttgtgaaataactttaacaatttaaaaaaaaaatcttaggttgttatataatatatttttttcttttaaaagttagaaaaaatatAATGCAAATAATTGTGAAGCTTGTTAcagtgaatatacagaataaaaaaatccGTTTCTTACCTATAAAAAGCGTTACTGATTTGGATGAAAGGAAATGCACAAAATATTATAGAGGAGAaagatgaatttaaaatttacacTTCAAGAGCGCGGACCTTTAATTGTGACATCATTAGAAGGGTTTCCAATTGTCTTACGCCCTTGAAACGTTTCAAACGTAGGATATTAGGAGCCATttagagagaaaaaagagaaaaatgcaTTTTTGTCAAAAATATCAGATTTTGACTATAGGTCTCCCTTAATAACTGATAGTTTCCCTCGCAATGAATTAGTAGAACAGTATAACACATTCACAGGAGGAATAATGTGTTACAGATAAGGAGATTGATGTACGTTGGAGCAGCTCTTCTGGTTCTGCAGTCGTCCATGAGTGAAGCTGCGAAGATACTCAGCATATTTCCGTTCCAAGCCAAGAGTCACGTAATTGTAAATACGGCCCTCATGGAGGAACTGGTTAGCAGGGGACACGAAGTAACAGTGCTCAGCTTGCATCCACGGAAAACGCCTCTGCCAAATTACACAGATATAGTTTTGAAAACATCAATTCAAGACTTCTTTCCTTTCAAAGGTTAGTTATGTCCTTTTATTTGAACATTCCTCAAGGAAAAGGATCTTAGTGTCGGGCCATCACGTTTGCGCCACTTGCCTCTTTGGGACAATGCTATAGCGCCACTCAAATTCAGATTTACTGTAGCGCCACTCAGTCAAATATGAATTATAGAATATTTCTGTTTTAGTTTGTCACTATGTGGTAACTCAAGGCACAATTTAAGTCCAACTTTTCCAGACTGCGAACTGACAGATGAATAATCAAATTCTTATCTGGTTTAGTGAAAAATTATGTTCTAACACTAATATTTTACCGGCGTAAAACGTTGATATTTGAATTAAACGTATTTAAAACTAACGGCTATTATTGAAAGAGACTGTTTAGGTTATATAAGAGACGTCCTATACAAAATTAAGTGAGGAATTGTACTTCTACTGTACTTTTCAGTTTATTATACGTAATACAAAAAAGTCACTATGCAAATTCGATTAATTTTACCCGATAAACTAACACGGAAGATCAGATCTAGCACGATAAGAACTGAATTAGCAACACTGGAAATAATTGAACTATAGAAATACTTAGATCTCCATACACATCCAACTATGACGCATGTCATGATTAAGTACGTGAATTGATAATATGTCTAATCTTATCTCATGATCTGTTTTCATACTTATGCACTTACAAATATTGTAACAGCTGTTCATAAATTGTTACATAAGTCGATTTCATACATTCACAATGATCAATGTGATAAGTTTTTGTGCACTTGTAACATGTCCTGCATTTAGAGATATCCAATGTTTCGaagctacagtacgattatttagtcctgacagtcgccggagatgtgcgcgtgggacaggcgagtcgatttagttacgccaaggggtgtttgggttattcactctcTTGCTTTTACCGACCGCTtgccctatctctactccggaactctccccactcctcctattacttcccgtctttcgcgtcgctgagctatcaggactaaataatcggtctgtacatttcGGTTCCATCAACAGAAAGGGAACAGGAAAGGTAACGAGAAAACTAAGAGTTCTTGGTAGGGGACACAACAGACAGGTTTCCCCTTTCCTCTATTTCTACAATCTCTGATGATGTAGCTTCGAAACCTTAGATGTATATGCATCTAGGACAAGGTGCAAATACGTGGAAACCTTGTACCATGTTGCAATTATAGTTTCGGTACAATGCTTCTTACCAGTTTGGCAAGGGTATCTCAACTCTTTCGCTAAACATTTTGCTTAAAATGGAGAATTGGTGTGGAGCtgttgaaccgtgccgttacgacGACAACCAAGTACAAAATGTCGCCAACATGACGAAACATTATACGTGGGCTCCATAACATGGCTTATGACCGCTGAGAGTGTTTTCTTAAAAACGAGTTATTTCCCCTGTACCAAACATACAACGCCATAATAGCCATAATATTATTTATCGCTTTGTCAAAGATTGCCACCAAATTTGGCTTGTCGATTTCAACGATAATCCTTGTACAgcttcatatttctccttcatttctcTCTGTTAACGTATTGTAATACATTTCAAAATCTGTATTATCTTCAGTGAATTAAAAAACCGCATTATACTCACTAAGCTACTGCAGTCCATTTTTAAAGAATGTTGTCACTTATAAGATGAAGTGTATGAACTAAGTCACGTGAAAAGCATTTCAATAAGAAGCATAGTCGACACATGCTTTCTCCAGTTTCCTTATTTTCCCACTCGAATAAGAAACACGCTACATCAACAGAAAacgcatgtatatatatattttttcctttaattgttagacattttattggaaaaattatGACAAATAATCTCATATATACCCGAAATTTTTAGAAACTTGATCTTTCctgataaaaatgtaaataaactcCCGAAAAGAATTGTTATAGTATTACGAGATTCTAAGATGCAATGCTATTGATTTGGCAAAATATATCAGTTATTTCAGAGTTTAACGCAGTGACTCACTTACTGTTTTTATTCCCACTAATTGCTTGTTCGTCATCCGTTCTATAAACTATTAGCTGTATCTATTCTTCTTTAAAAGATTCACACAAAGAAATCTTACATGTTGTATTGTGCCACGGTGCAATAAACATCTCTCTCTTCAAAAATGACGATGCTGATGAAGAAATGACAACAATGACGATGATTAACATAATGATGATCATGAAGATAATATTGATGATCATGCTAGTGACGACTAAATAACGATGACGAAATGGTAACAATGAAAAAGATGacaaaaacgaaaataattacattttcgagaacataaaattaaatttcaattgaATGATAATTGCACTATTCTAATTGGTCAACATGATCCTTTCTCTTTCCAGGAAATAACACCCTGCTTCAAGCAGCGAATACTGGATTATTTGAAATGATCAATATAATGCTGAATGCCAGCCTGGTGGTTTGCGACTATCAGCTTCAAGAGGAAGTGGTCCAGAAACTTATCCACTCCACAGACATTCATTTCGATGCTGTCATTGTAGAAGCCTTCTTCAACGAGTGCTTTCTTGGTTTTGCTCACAAATTCAAAGCTCCCTTAATTCAAATTTGTACATATGGAGGTTCGAATTTCATGGGTGAATGGGTTGGTAATCCAACCCCTTACGCCATCGTACCAGATCCTTTTCTTAACTTGAGAGACAAGATGAATTTTTGGGAAAGAACTGCGAACGCGGTGTTCAGCACTATTTGGAAACTCACGAGGAATTACTACTATCTCCCAGGACAGGATGCAATAATGAAGAAACACTTCAATCATTTGGATGATTTACCTTCATTGTCGGAATTGGAGTACAAAACATCTCTCCTACTGATCAATCATCATTTCAGTATTAGCTACCCCCGACCACTGATGCCCAACTTTGTACAAGTTGGAGGAATGCACGTGAAGCCTCCAAAACCACTACCACAGGTAAGTCGAGAATTAAGTGCCGGTAATTAACTCACTTTAACAATAGTTTATACGTTATACCTTATCGGAAATTTTATGTAACAACGCAGGATTTGAGAAGATATCTAGATGAAGCGAAGGATGGCGTTATTTACTTCAGCATGGGATCCAATATAAAGAGTTCGGACATGACAGAATCTCAAAGGAATGCTTTCTTGGAGGCGTTCTCTAAGCTGAAGCAGCGAGTTCTATGGAAATGGGAGACGGATTCGATGCCAGGACAACCCGATAATGTGAAGCTAGAAAAATGGTTACCTCAACCTGATATACTTGGTAATTTACTTTTAATATGAATTATTTAATACGTTTGTGACATCTTCATTACATTCACACTTCTGCgcaataactgtgtttttttgaAACCTCACTTGTGCagtgatttaatttttcttttatttacatgTTTGTTCGTTTTCCCTTATTGacaaaaatgaaacaatttgcaattatttttttcatctagGCCTAGTACTAGATGTAATGTAgcacataaaatattttctgagaGAATAATACTGAAACGTTGTGAAAATTTTCCTATAAGCCATAAGTCACCGCCTTTTTATCACCAtctagttttttctttttcttatttcctaAGACCTAAGTGAACCTATATGTTGCATTTCGCTCACTGTAGAGAAAGTGTGATTTAAGAGTGTACTGTATGTCTAGAGGCAGTTTTGTAAAAATTTTCTAGCTTTACAGCTGACACTCGCAATGCCACATGCACATGAATAAAAACCGTTTTCTTAGTCCAGcaacattggaatgagtataagCGTGCATGGGATTtacattacgtcacgtgtccttcagtatagacaccatagacaaataaataaagacacaAGTAACGCGCACTACAGGGCGAGGCTCCCGTATATCGGGAGCCTGGTACAGGGTCACTCTACAACAGATtacttactcctaaacaagtacagtatacttcagtttagcaatgtttatgaagttaattacagcaaagattattgtaacacaaattttaacatttaattcAGGGCAGTATTTGTGTTACAGTTGTACCAGtgggtgttttaagttaaaacttTACCAAAAAGATTGCATTAAGAGCGAtacctatgaaacagtaacattttaagttaaaaatatacataaaaagtaTTGCAATATAGGCTTAAtcatgttaagagtagtgcctttGATACcgtaatattttaagttaaaattttacatcaatgaTTGTTGTACTAtaggtaaagattaattttttggatctacagaatatatctgttatggtaacaatggttattaggggagaaaaattctctccggcgctggggatcgaatccGGATCCTTGGGTTTATGTACTTGTACTaagtgctctaatcactgagatacgccgaaattcaatccacagcatcggatcgaatcctcctctAGTgttggcagttgacttaatatttatgtcaacatatatgtcgaacttggagtcaggccacaaaggggaaaacaCTAGATTAGGGGAATTCGATCCCATGTTGTGGAttcaacttcggcgtagctcagtggttagagcacttggtacgtagaaccaaggaccatggttcgatcccggcgccgcgccggagctaatttttctcctttaGTAATCTTGTATTATaggcttaaatatttcattaagggtagtaacagtaacattttaagttaaaagtttacagcaaaggctatgtttattcttttgtaatacataaCACAGCCCCGTCCTTGATGCGGGAGTAGTGTTACATCGTATATCAGCACGCTCACTACCCTTAGTCAAGTCATTTGgttcattgcacaaactccgtattcacttaacttcaaagagtcGTGGCTAAGATTTCGATTTCTGCTCATGAATTCTAAAATTACAATAGTGTTCCTTTTTTATGGAACTGATTCTGTCTTCAACAGGCATAAagagcaaaatatatatatatatatatatatatatatatatatatatatggaatgcAATCATGCTAATTTATAATTCATATCGATTCTACAGATATACGATGATGACTCCTTTAAATATAGATTAAATACaaagatgatgacgacgacgacgacaaatATGAAGATAGTAGGGGAGAATATGGAAAAACAACAGTGACACACTAGTAAAGGTGGCCGAAGATTTTGTGTATGTAAAACTATGGTAACATGGTTTACAGAGTATGCTTACAGACTAAAAACGCATACATTGTTTACAGAATATGTTCACAGACTAAATAGGGATACATGAATGACGTCCatacctctgtggagtaacggccgcgaaaccaggtggcccgggttcgattcccggtcggggcaagttacctggttgaggctttttccggagttttccctcatcccaatataagcaaatgctggataactttcggtgctggatcccggactcatttcaccggcattatcaccttcatttcattcagacgctaaataaccaaagatgttgataaagcgtcataaaaaaaaagaaagtacatGGATGACAGAGTATGCTTACAGACTAAAGAAGGATATATGGATTACAGACTAGCGCCGTGCATTACAAGCGCTAAGTtcgattcaagtttgtcgagtatgacgaagttcgatattcgccgatgttcgctctgcagaaggaggcctgtcgtgtttgttccattattataaaaaatattcgcTATTCTTCACTCATGTTTTAATCGCTTAAGTATTTAGTACAtaacttgcgattagtttttcacacGAAATAAGACAAAGTTTTAATATCCTgtttgcctctctcatgttcgaacattgcaggacactattacAGATTCAATGTTTCAGAAATGGACGGCTGTGAATTATCGAAGTCAATAATGGGTAATTGTGGTGACGGTCGTAGTTGTGATTGGTGAGATTATTCGGTGTCATAATACCGGAGTGTGGTTGTTTGGTCATGGTAAAAACGGAATGATAGTGTTCTACAGCCAGTGTCCATTGAGCTCGCGTACCCAAGTTTCGCAAGATGTATAGAAGAATTGAGGACTAAACATTCCCAATGTGCCATGTGCCTAGagcaactttctgagatattgatgaaaaagacatgcgaaatgcatgttgagatatctACACcatcttttggcgcacgaatgagtcacttacagttgagctacgaaaaagacaatttagtatgattttCTCATATGGAGTTCCTCCCttggattgaattaaattaaatttgaaaaattcgcacttagcacatttagaatgtaaGGTCTTCAATTGATGGAGATGGCATCTTTAAATTTCACTAGAGTgtcttttcttatttccttccACTTCCTTCCACTTGAGTGTCTTTTCTTGTTCCTTATCTGACATCATGTTCATGTCCTCACATCTACACtggatttatataatttattctgaaagtcacatgggtgcgtctgaaggaacgaagaacaatacattcactgtctcttctgtttagaatcatgcatacttctactccgaattatctgttatcgcgctttcaatttcttacaactcttcgaaaccgacaccaagcacttctttctatccctcatcatagaacgtctttatactcatcttcctatactgtagaaatacctcgcctctggaattcgttacctattgacgtcagggactgccggactttatcacaattcaaaattaaattggaaaattttgtctttgtttttaggtattgctagaagtattgattttttacttttttctttttcttttttaatctagattaaaattgcaagtttcttgtttatgttagttaattagttggatacaattaattatgatacttaatcactcatttaaagtttgtgtgactgcaacctgtgtatatttttgtgtggctttactttgtttatagtgttttctctctctctctttattttttgtgtagctttattttgtatatagtatattttttcctctgtttatttctattattgtgtttgtattcctggtgttgtggaagagaaggcctgatggccttaactacaccagaataaataaataaataaataaataaataaataaataaataaataaataaataaataaataaataggcaaaataaataattgtaaactGCCAGTACAAGACACTCCTATTAATTGAAAGGCTCATTTATCAATGATATGTTATTGAATTATTATACTTGTTTATTTGCCTGCAGCACACAAGAACGTTCTAGTTTTCATGACACATGGAGGACTGCTAAGCACACAAGAAGCCATAAACAGAGGCGTTCCAGTATTGGGGATCCCTGTATTTGGAGACCAGAAACTCAACATGGCTTGGGCTGAATCTGCAGGCGTAGGAGTTACGTTACAATTTGACAACATTTCATCGGAATCAATCACCTCAGCATTAAATGAAATTCTCGGAAATCCTAGGTACATTTAAACTGAATCAAACATAAACAAGAATGccatagtaattaaataataaagacTGCAACTAATGAGTTCTTACTAGAGTAAGTAATATACTAAATATTTCAGGTATCGAGAGAACGCTCAAAGTCTGTCTCGAATCTACCGGGACCAGCCACTCACCCCGTTGGAACAGGCCGTGTTCTGGACGGAATACGTGATCCGACACAAGGGGGCGCCCcacatgcgctccgctgcactagACCTCGCCTGGTACCAGTACTTCCTGCTAGACGTGATCGCTTTTCTAGTTCTAGCAGT is a window of Periplaneta americana isolate PAMFEO1 chromosome 12, P.americana_PAMFEO1_priV1, whole genome shotgun sequence DNA encoding:
- the LOC138710581 gene encoding UDP-glycosyltransferase UGT5-like gives rise to the protein MTSIRRLMYVGAALLVLQSSMSEAAKILSIFPFQAKSHVIVNTALMEELVSRGHEVTVLSLHPRKTPLPNYTDIVLKTSIQDFFPFKGNNTLLQAANTGLFEMINIMLNASLVVCDYQLQEEVVQKLIHSTDIHFDAVIVEAFFNECFLGFAHKFKAPLIQICTYGGSNFMGEWVGNPTPYAIVPDPFLNLRDKMNFWERTANAVFSTIWKLTRNYYYLPGQDAIMKKHFNHLDDLPSLSELEYKTSLLLINHHFSISYPRPLMPNFVQVGGMHVKPPKPLPQDLRRYLDEAKDGVIYFSMGSNIKSSDMTESQRNAFLEAFSKLKQRVLWKWETDSMPGQPDNVKLEKWLPQPDILAHKNVLVFMTHGGLLSTQEAINRGVPVLGIPVFGDQKLNMAWAESAGVGVTLQFDNISSESITSALNEILGNPRYRENAQSLSRIYRDQPLTPLEQAVFWTEYVIRHKGAPHMRSAALDLAWYQYFLLDVIAFLVLAVGSVLLIVFLVLRAVFRKLCSGSKEDKISHKKKD